One genomic region from Cardiocondyla obscurior isolate alpha-2009 linkage group LG01, Cobs3.1, whole genome shotgun sequence encodes:
- the Tam gene encoding DNA polymerase subunit gamma-1, mitochondrial isoform X1, which produces MRLTIRLIDICIRHKYTNTQDGIQTFKKTQWKRVRLKNDQNVEADRQDLTSKNDNSLTNFPSNSPVISINLKESFHKSVTKKYVSALKNSVTELDANSDTKFKSIKVDDVNVQITPSDLQLHQNNSQNLQELKNRINRIDSNSKKDNVRVNEINIQMLSEELHQQLFKRDKKEDCLLKEEVNNIKKNLSTYGINVEDATRVPDVNLKLPPLEGKDIEDHFYNIGKAQTKSYLKIINDIIKDIPKMPTQWLFKEGWTRYTPDGTTESVDYPLEEGIIFDVEVCMKQGPLPTLATAVSNKAWYGWVSNTLAQNINQTFDTHLFTPSMLVPMESSQKEHGYKLTQHQKTPKIIVGHNVSYDRSRIKEQYWLNGTGTRFLDTMSLHICVSGLNSYQRSLLLSKKVNAEKENWQAITSLNSLTEVHKLYCGYEISKKARDLFVEGTIEDIKNSFNMLMSYCASDVVATHNILCILFPLFSQRFPHPVTLAGMLELGSAYLPVNSNWQRYLEESESTFDDLNYETKLTLAKRADTVCHLMHAEKYKEDLWMWDQDWSTQKIKMKSKVSLSKVKTDLKTNITDNVKESNIKYLSNDEEEEENSLIKEFAYLEETRHLLPARMPHMPGYPAWYRKLCPKESDEDWAPGAQNISTSMQVVPKLLHLTWEKYPLHYIKDHGWGILVPYNDNSNIETKLPLKNLLTQCPLPAFNLSRDISNDAMDTLSIDVQNDLHKTEFWRFKEKQVEPYTETYKGTGVWCNVDLDNCCYFFKLPHKDGANYNVGNPLAKDFLNKFSENVLASLDVSAAEILKIARMLSYWRNNRDRIMSQLVVWLDEYSLPISIKKMKRHTHYGAIIPQVIVSGTLTRRAVERTWMTASNAHAERIGSELRCMVQAPPGYNIVGADVDSQELWIASIIGDAHYKRIHGATPFGWMTLIGTKSNGTDMHSVTAKAIGISRDHAKVINYARIYGAGQKFAERLLKQFNPSMTDAEAVSKSRKMFTLTKGKKIFRLKTEFMNEDLQNIPHTLSQAYRIAQLHGKPLQDIFQKSEWIGGSESAMFNRLEQIAGSKHPVTPFLNARLSRALEITNTNDDDKFLPTKINWVVQSGAVDFLHLMLVSMRWLMRDNARFCLSFHDEVRYLVPSRYKYNAALAMHVTNLLTRSFCASKLGMRDLPMSVAFFAAVEVDTVLRKESSHDCKTPSNPHGLQNEYEIPPGESLDIWAALEKSSGSLGYWHNAKNCKVKSDTNSAVEKSPQSVKKL; this is translated from the coding sequence ATGAGACTAACGATTCGTTTGATTGACATTTGTATTCGGCACAAATATACAAACACGCAGGACGGCATTCAAACTTTTAAGAAGACGCAATGGAAACGAGTGCGTTTGAAGAACGACCAAAACGTAGAAGCTGATAGACAGGACTTAACCTCTAAAAACGACAATTCTCTTACTAATTTTCCTTCTAATTCGCCTGTGATATCTATTAATCTCAAAGAGAGCTTCCACAAGTCggttacaaaaaaatatgtgtCAGCATTAAAGAATTCTGTCACAGAACTAGATGCCAATTcagatacaaaatttaaaagtataaaagttGATGATGTAAATGTGCAAATAACTCCATCAGATTTACAGCTACATCAGAATAATTCTCAAAATTTACAGGAATTAAAAAACAGAATAAATAGAATTGATTCAAACTCAAAGAAAGACAATGTTAGagttaatgaaataaatatacaaatgttGTCTGAAGAGCTGCACCAGCAATTGTTCAAGAGAGATAAGAAAGAAGATTGTCTGCTTAAGGAAgaagttaataatataaaaaaaaatttaagtacaTATGGTATAAATGTAGAAGATGCAACTAGAGTACCAGATGTAAACTTGAAACTACCACCTCTGGAAGGAAAAGATATAGAGgatcatttttataatattggGAAAGCACAAACTAagtcatatttaaaaattataaatgatattattaaGGACATTCCCAAGATGCCAACACAGTGGCTCTTTAAAGAAGGATGGACCAGGTATACACCAGATGGTACAACAGAAAGTGTAGATTATCCATTAGAAGAGGGTATAATTTTTGATGTTGAAGTTTGTATGAAACAAGGTCCTCTACCTACTCTAGCTACTGCAGTCAGTAATAAAGCTTGGTATGGTTGGGTGTCAAATACTTTAGCACAAAATATCAATCAAACATTTGATACACATTTATTCACTCCAAGTATGCTTGTTCCTATGGAGAGTAGCCAAAAAGAACATGGATATAAACTAACTCAGCATCAAAAGACACCAAAGATTATTGTAGGTCATAATGTATCATATGATAGAAGTAGAATTAAGGAACAGTATTGGTTAAATGGCACAGGAACTCGTTTCCTTGACACCATGTCATTACACATATGCGTCAGTGGTCTTAACAGCTACCAAAGATCACTATTATTGTCTAAAAAAGTAAATGCAGAGAAAGAGAACTGGCAGGCAATCACGTCGTTGAACAGCTTAACAGAAGTACACAAATTGTATTGTGGCTAtgagataagtaaaaaagcAAGAGATTTATTTGTTGAAGGTACTAtcgaagatattaaaaatagttttaatatgttaatgtCTTACTGCGCTTCCGATGTAGTTGCTACACATAATATACTATGCATTCTCTTCCCGCTTTTTTCACAGAGGTTTCCTCATCCAGTTACTCTCGCCGGAATGTTGGAACTCGGCTCAGCGTACTTACCGGTAAATTCTAATTGGCAGAGATATTTAGAGGAATCAGAATCAACATTCGATGATTTAAACTATGAAACGAAACTTACTCTCGCTAAGAGAGCCGATACAGTTTGTCATCTCATGCACGCTGAGAAGTATAAGGAAGATTTGTGGATGTGGGATCAAGATTGGAGCacacagaaaattaaaatgaaaagtaaAGTATCTCTTTCGAAAGTAAAAACTGACTTAAAGACAAATATAACGGATAACGTTAAAGagtcaaatattaaatatttatcaaatgatgaagaagaagaagaaaattctTTGATAAAAGAATTTGCGTATTTAGAGGAAACGAGGCATTTATTACCAGCTAGAATGCCGCACATGCCGGGATATCCAGCATGGTACAGAAAGCTCTGTCCTAAAGAAAGCGACGAAGACTGGGCACCAGGTGCACAGAATATCAGTACTTCCATGCAAGTGGTTCCAAAGCTTTTGCATTTAACATGGGAGAAATATCCATTGCATTACATAAAAGATCATGGCTGGGGAATTCTAGTGCCATATAACGACAATTCTAACATTGAGACTAAACTCCCATTGAAGAATCTTTTAACACAATGTCCTTTACCagcatttaatttatctagAGACATTTCCAACGATGCGATGGATACTTTAAGCATCGATGTACAAAACGATCTTCACAAAACAGAATTTTGGCGATTTAAGGAGAAACAAGTCGAGCCTTACACCGAAACATACAAGGGTACCGGGGTATGGTGCAACGTTGATCTCGATAATTGTTGCTACTTTTTCAAGCTGCCGCACAAAGATGGTGCCAACTACAATGTCGGTAATCCGCTTGCCAAAGACTTTCTCAACAAATTCTCTGAAAATGTACTCGCTAGCTTGGACGTCAGCGCTGCCGAAATTCTAAAAATTGCTCGCATGCTATCCTATTGGCGTAACAATCGCGACAGAATCATGTCGCAGCTGGTGGTGTGGCTAGACGAGTATTCTCTGCCCATCAGCATCAAGAAAATGAAACGACATACACATTATGGCGCAATAATACCTCAGGTAATCGTTTCAGGTACTTTGACACGTCGCGCTGTGGAGCGCACATGGATGACTGCGTCAAACGCACACGCCGAACGAATTGGTTCCGAGCTCAGATGCATGGTACAAGCACCGCCAGGATACAATATCGTTGGCGCCGATGTGGATAGTCAAGAACTGTGGATTGCATCAATCATCGGAGATGCACACTACAAACGTATTCACGGAGCAACGCCTTTTGGTTGGATGACTCTCATCGGTACCAAGTCCAACGGCACCGATATGCACAGTGTTACTGCCAAGGCCATCGGCATCTCGCGCGATCATGCCAAAGTCATCAACTATGCCCGCATCTACGGCGCCGGCCAGAAATTTGCCGAACGATTGTTAAAGCAATTTAATCCGTCTATGACAGATGCCGAGGCCGTTTCTAAATCACGCAAGATGTTTACTCTTACCAAGggtaaaaagatatttcgcTTGAAGACTGAATTCATGAACGaagatttgcaaaatattccTCACACTCTGTCTCAGGCATATCGAATAGCACAATTGCATGGCAAACCGTTGCAGGATATTTTTCAGAAGAGCGAGTGGATAGGAGGCTCGGAATCAGCTATGTTCAACCGACTGGAACAAATTGCTGGCAGTAAGCACCCAGTCACGCCGTTTCTTAACGCTAGATTGAGTCGCGCCTTGGAGATTACCAATACTAACGATGACGATAAGTTTTTGCCCACCAAAATTAATTGGGTGGTGCAGAGCGGTGCGGTAGATTTTCTTCATCTAATGCTGGTCTCCATGAGATGGTTGATGAGAGATAACGCCAGATTCTGCTTGTCGTTTCACGATGAAGTGAGATATCTGGTTCCAAGCAGATACAAATATAACGCTGCGCTGGCTATGCACGTAACCAACTTGTTAACGAGGTCGTTCTGCGCTTCTAAACTGGGCATGAGAGATTTACCAATGTCGGTAGCGTTCTTCGCCGCCGTGGAAGTTGATACCGTCCTTCGCAAAGAATCGTCTCACGATTGCAAAACTCCATCGAATCCTCACGGCTTGCAGAACGAATACGAGATACCACCTGGCGAGAGTTTAGATATTTGGGCCGCTTTGGAAAAATCCAGCGGCTCGTTAGGCTATTGGCACAATGCGAAAAATTGCAAAGTTAAATCAGATACGAATTCCGCCGTTGAAAAGTCGCCACAGTCtgttaaaaaactttaa
- the Tam gene encoding DNA polymerase subunit gamma-1, mitochondrial isoform X2, with amino-acid sequence MPIQIQNLKELKNRINRIDSNSKKDNVRVNEINIQMLSEELHQQLFKRDKKEDCLLKEEVNNIKKNLSTYGINVEDATRVPDVNLKLPPLEGKDIEDHFYNIGKAQTKSYLKIINDIIKDIPKMPTQWLFKEGWTRYTPDGTTESVDYPLEEGIIFDVEVCMKQGPLPTLATAVSNKAWYGWVSNTLAQNINQTFDTHLFTPSMLVPMESSQKEHGYKLTQHQKTPKIIVGHNVSYDRSRIKEQYWLNGTGTRFLDTMSLHICVSGLNSYQRSLLLSKKVNAEKENWQAITSLNSLTEVHKLYCGYEISKKARDLFVEGTIEDIKNSFNMLMSYCASDVVATHNILCILFPLFSQRFPHPVTLAGMLELGSAYLPVNSNWQRYLEESESTFDDLNYETKLTLAKRADTVCHLMHAEKYKEDLWMWDQDWSTQKIKMKSKVSLSKVKTDLKTNITDNVKESNIKYLSNDEEEEENSLIKEFAYLEETRHLLPARMPHMPGYPAWYRKLCPKESDEDWAPGAQNISTSMQVVPKLLHLTWEKYPLHYIKDHGWGILVPYNDNSNIETKLPLKNLLTQCPLPAFNLSRDISNDAMDTLSIDVQNDLHKTEFWRFKEKQVEPYTETYKGTGVWCNVDLDNCCYFFKLPHKDGANYNVGNPLAKDFLNKFSENVLASLDVSAAEILKIARMLSYWRNNRDRIMSQLVVWLDEYSLPISIKKMKRHTHYGAIIPQVIVSGTLTRRAVERTWMTASNAHAERIGSELRCMVQAPPGYNIVGADVDSQELWIASIIGDAHYKRIHGATPFGWMTLIGTKSNGTDMHSVTAKAIGISRDHAKVINYARIYGAGQKFAERLLKQFNPSMTDAEAVSKSRKMFTLTKGKKIFRLKTEFMNEDLQNIPHTLSQAYRIAQLHGKPLQDIFQKSEWIGGSESAMFNRLEQIAGSKHPVTPFLNARLSRALEITNTNDDDKFLPTKINWVVQSGAVDFLHLMLVSMRWLMRDNARFCLSFHDEVRYLVPSRYKYNAALAMHVTNLLTRSFCASKLGMRDLPMSVAFFAAVEVDTVLRKESSHDCKTPSNPHGLQNEYEIPPGESLDIWAALEKSSGSLGYWHNAKNCKVKSDTNSAVEKSPQSVKKL; translated from the exons ATGCCAATTcagatacaaaatttaaaa GAATTAAAAAACAGAATAAATAGAATTGATTCAAACTCAAAGAAAGACAATGTTAGagttaatgaaataaatatacaaatgttGTCTGAAGAGCTGCACCAGCAATTGTTCAAGAGAGATAAGAAAGAAGATTGTCTGCTTAAGGAAgaagttaataatataaaaaaaaatttaagtacaTATGGTATAAATGTAGAAGATGCAACTAGAGTACCAGATGTAAACTTGAAACTACCACCTCTGGAAGGAAAAGATATAGAGgatcatttttataatattggGAAAGCACAAACTAagtcatatttaaaaattataaatgatattattaaGGACATTCCCAAGATGCCAACACAGTGGCTCTTTAAAGAAGGATGGACCAGGTATACACCAGATGGTACAACAGAAAGTGTAGATTATCCATTAGAAGAGGGTATAATTTTTGATGTTGAAGTTTGTATGAAACAAGGTCCTCTACCTACTCTAGCTACTGCAGTCAGTAATAAAGCTTGGTATGGTTGGGTGTCAAATACTTTAGCACAAAATATCAATCAAACATTTGATACACATTTATTCACTCCAAGTATGCTTGTTCCTATGGAGAGTAGCCAAAAAGAACATGGATATAAACTAACTCAGCATCAAAAGACACCAAAGATTATTGTAGGTCATAATGTATCATATGATAGAAGTAGAATTAAGGAACAGTATTGGTTAAATGGCACAGGAACTCGTTTCCTTGACACCATGTCATTACACATATGCGTCAGTGGTCTTAACAGCTACCAAAGATCACTATTATTGTCTAAAAAAGTAAATGCAGAGAAAGAGAACTGGCAGGCAATCACGTCGTTGAACAGCTTAACAGAAGTACACAAATTGTATTGTGGCTAtgagataagtaaaaaagcAAGAGATTTATTTGTTGAAGGTACTAtcgaagatattaaaaatagttttaatatgttaatgtCTTACTGCGCTTCCGATGTAGTTGCTACACATAATATACTATGCATTCTCTTCCCGCTTTTTTCACAGAGGTTTCCTCATCCAGTTACTCTCGCCGGAATGTTGGAACTCGGCTCAGCGTACTTACCGGTAAATTCTAATTGGCAGAGATATTTAGAGGAATCAGAATCAACATTCGATGATTTAAACTATGAAACGAAACTTACTCTCGCTAAGAGAGCCGATACAGTTTGTCATCTCATGCACGCTGAGAAGTATAAGGAAGATTTGTGGATGTGGGATCAAGATTGGAGCacacagaaaattaaaatgaaaagtaaAGTATCTCTTTCGAAAGTAAAAACTGACTTAAAGACAAATATAACGGATAACGTTAAAGagtcaaatattaaatatttatcaaatgatgaagaagaagaagaaaattctTTGATAAAAGAATTTGCGTATTTAGAGGAAACGAGGCATTTATTACCAGCTAGAATGCCGCACATGCCGGGATATCCAGCATGGTACAGAAAGCTCTGTCCTAAAGAAAGCGACGAAGACTGGGCACCAGGTGCACAGAATATCAGTACTTCCATGCAAGTGGTTCCAAAGCTTTTGCATTTAACATGGGAGAAATATCCATTGCATTACATAAAAGATCATGGCTGGGGAATTCTAGTGCCATATAACGACAATTCTAACATTGAGACTAAACTCCCATTGAAGAATCTTTTAACACAATGTCCTTTACCagcatttaatttatctagAGACATTTCCAACGATGCGATGGATACTTTAAGCATCGATGTACAAAACGATCTTCACAAAACAGAATTTTGGCGATTTAAGGAGAAACAAGTCGAGCCTTACACCGAAACATACAAGGGTACCGGGGTATGGTGCAACGTTGATCTCGATAATTGTTGCTACTTTTTCAAGCTGCCGCACAAAGATGGTGCCAACTACAATGTCGGTAATCCGCTTGCCAAAGACTTTCTCAACAAATTCTCTGAAAATGTACTCGCTAGCTTGGACGTCAGCGCTGCCGAAATTCTAAAAATTGCTCGCATGCTATCCTATTGGCGTAACAATCGCGACAGAATCATGTCGCAGCTGGTGGTGTGGCTAGACGAGTATTCTCTGCCCATCAGCATCAAGAAAATGAAACGACATACACATTATGGCGCAATAATACCTCAGGTAATCGTTTCAGGTACTTTGACACGTCGCGCTGTGGAGCGCACATGGATGACTGCGTCAAACGCACACGCCGAACGAATTGGTTCCGAGCTCAGATGCATGGTACAAGCACCGCCAGGATACAATATCGTTGGCGCCGATGTGGATAGTCAAGAACTGTGGATTGCATCAATCATCGGAGATGCACACTACAAACGTATTCACGGAGCAACGCCTTTTGGTTGGATGACTCTCATCGGTACCAAGTCCAACGGCACCGATATGCACAGTGTTACTGCCAAGGCCATCGGCATCTCGCGCGATCATGCCAAAGTCATCAACTATGCCCGCATCTACGGCGCCGGCCAGAAATTTGCCGAACGATTGTTAAAGCAATTTAATCCGTCTATGACAGATGCCGAGGCCGTTTCTAAATCACGCAAGATGTTTACTCTTACCAAGggtaaaaagatatttcgcTTGAAGACTGAATTCATGAACGaagatttgcaaaatattccTCACACTCTGTCTCAGGCATATCGAATAGCACAATTGCATGGCAAACCGTTGCAGGATATTTTTCAGAAGAGCGAGTGGATAGGAGGCTCGGAATCAGCTATGTTCAACCGACTGGAACAAATTGCTGGCAGTAAGCACCCAGTCACGCCGTTTCTTAACGCTAGATTGAGTCGCGCCTTGGAGATTACCAATACTAACGATGACGATAAGTTTTTGCCCACCAAAATTAATTGGGTGGTGCAGAGCGGTGCGGTAGATTTTCTTCATCTAATGCTGGTCTCCATGAGATGGTTGATGAGAGATAACGCCAGATTCTGCTTGTCGTTTCACGATGAAGTGAGATATCTGGTTCCAAGCAGATACAAATATAACGCTGCGCTGGCTATGCACGTAACCAACTTGTTAACGAGGTCGTTCTGCGCTTCTAAACTGGGCATGAGAGATTTACCAATGTCGGTAGCGTTCTTCGCCGCCGTGGAAGTTGATACCGTCCTTCGCAAAGAATCGTCTCACGATTGCAAAACTCCATCGAATCCTCACGGCTTGCAGAACGAATACGAGATACCACCTGGCGAGAGTTTAGATATTTGGGCCGCTTTGGAAAAATCCAGCGGCTCGTTAGGCTATTGGCACAATGCGAAAAATTGCAAAGTTAAATCAGATACGAATTCCGCCGTTGAAAAGTCGCCACAGTCtgttaaaaaactttaa